The nucleotide window CTGAACATTTAATTCCGGTACTTCAACCGACATTGGTTTTAGTTTCAATAAACCAAGACTTATTAATGCAATAACAATAAATAATGCGAGGTTAATAATGCCTAATGTTTGAATACCGGCAGCTACACTTTCCATGTTCGCTGTTGAAAGCAGCTCAGCGAATTGGACATTTGCCTGTCCTAAAATAGAATCTAACGCCGTCGGAATCTCACCTGTAGTTTTTGCTTCGATTAACTGCATCGTTTGCTCAGCATTCAACCCTAAATCCGCTGCAGATTCCGTAATAGCACTATCGAATCCGCGGGAAGTTGATAACCCGTAGATTGTTAATCCTAACGTTGAACCGATTGGCAATCCTAAATCTTTAAATAATGTGAATGTACCTGTACTAACACCTTTTTTATCTTCCGGTGTATAGTTAATAACAATTTTCATTAACGAAGCATTTAATAGGCTTGAACAGATACCTACAAAAGCCATGACTACTAAAATTGTCATTAATGAAGATGTCATATCCACACGCAGATATAAAACAATGCCGACAAATCCAGATATAATAGATAGATAAACTAGGTATATTGGATTAAAGCGATCCAATAAGTAACCAATGAGCGGGGAAATTACCATAGCTGTTGTAAATAATACAGTTGTAATCATCCCTACCTGCAGTGCAGAAACATTCGGGTTATCTGCCGCTAAGAATGTTAACGACATTAATATGCTTAACATCATAAAATTCTGTACTGCAATTAAAATTGATGGAATATAGACGCCCTTCATTTTGAGCAATTTCAGATCGACTGTCGGATTTTTCTCTTTCTTTTGCATTTGCAGGAACACCATAAGCATAATTACAAATGCGACAGCTCCTCCAATTAGCCAACTCACCCCAAAATTCGTATAAATTAAAGGAAGGCCAACAAGCAGTGTAATGGCCGTCATAAAGATCGTTACACCTTTATAATCAAGCTCTGATTTTTTACCTCTTTCACTCTTCGGTACAAATATACTTATGAGAATTAATCCGATCAGTGATAAGAATGCGCTTACAGCATATACCGATCTCCAGCCCCATGTTTCGATTAATGCTCCTGAAATTGCGCCCCCTGTGCCGGTTGCAATATATGAAAATAGCATGAATAAACCGATAGCCTTACCTCTTTTTTCTGTTGGAAACAACTCAGGAATATAGGCAAAAACATTCGGGAAAATTAATGCATAACCAACACCTTGAAATAAAGCCCCTACAAGATAAAACGATACGTGTGGTGTGAACACTTTAAGAGATTGTGCCAGGATAAAAATGATCAGACCTGCAACGATTACTTTCTTTCTCCCTATTTGATCGCCCAAACGTCCAAATAATGGTGACAAAGCAATTGCAGCAGCACTCGCCAACAATGTTAACACGCCGCTATTTGCAACACTAATTCCAAAATCAGCACTAATATAGGGTACTGCTGGCGTACTAAAAGCGTTTGCTTCCAGTGCAACAAATATCCCAAGCAACAGGACGACATAAATAAACCATGAATTTTTCCTCATCAATTCACCTCTTATTTAGTTAATTGTACTTCTGAAGCTTGACTAAAGAATTGATTAACTAACTGGATGAAACGGTCGTACTTTTCAATTTGTACCCAATGACCACATTGTTTTAATAAGACAAGTTCGGCATTTGGAATATGTTCAAGCACCGATAGGCTCGAGCTGTGTGGTACAAATCGATCTTCGTAACCATGAATTAATAAAACTTGCTGTTTGATGCGGCGCAGTGCACTTGGTGGAATCGTTAACTCATGCGGTAATGTCGCGAACAAAGTAGGATATAGTTCACGTGTTTCCGGCTGCATAATATTTTCATAACGCATTTTCACAATTTCCTCCAATTGGTCGCCAACAACGGACTCATCATACATAAACCAAGTAATTAAATTTCTGAACGCCTGAATTGTCGGATCTCTAAAGAAT belongs to Solibacillus sp. FSL W7-1436 and includes:
- a CDS encoding MFS transporter, yielding MRKNSWFIYVVLLLGIFVALEANAFSTPAVPYISADFGISVANSGVLTLLASAAAIALSPLFGRLGDQIGRKKVIVAGLIIFILAQSLKVFTPHVSFYLVGALFQGVGYALIFPNVFAYIPELFPTEKRGKAIGLFMLFSYIATGTGGAISGALIETWGWRSVYAVSAFLSLIGLILISIFVPKSERGKKSELDYKGVTIFMTAITLLVGLPLIYTNFGVSWLIGGAVAFVIMLMVFLQMQKKEKNPTVDLKLLKMKGVYIPSILIAVQNFMMLSILMSLTFLAADNPNVSALQVGMITTVLFTTAMVISPLIGYLLDRFNPIYLVYLSIISGFVGIVLYLRVDMTSSLMTILVVMAFVGICSSLLNASLMKIVINYTPEDKKGVSTGTFTLFKDLGLPIGSTLGLTIYGLSTSRGFDSAITESAADLGLNAEQTMQLIEAKTTGEIPTALDSILGQANVQFAELLSTANMESVAAGIQTLGIINLALFIVIALISLGLLKLKPMSVEVPELNVQQNTVLEEV